Proteins encoded in a region of the Phacochoerus africanus isolate WHEZ1 chromosome 8, ROS_Pafr_v1, whole genome shotgun sequence genome:
- the LOC125132909 gene encoding zinc finger protein 772-like isoform X1, whose translation MAAAVLTDPVQGKVNLEDVFVYFSQEEWRLLDEAQRLLYREVMLENFALMASLGSWHGTEEEEIPFEQSVSVKGVSQVMIPKMVLSSQKAHPCDTCGPILKDILHLAEHQDTHPGQKPYMCVACGKQLWFHSNLHPQKQHSGEKPCTRDEGRALLMKSCPVQSLKMPFGTGEVCKDFPASSSMFQHHASLSKWKPQRNSKPVEALLSGQRHYECSECGKAFSRKDSLVQHQRVHTGERPYECTECGKTFSRKPILAQHQRIHTGEMPYECGICGKVFNHSSNLIVHQRVHTGARPYKCSQCGKAYSHKSTLVQHESIHTGERPYECSECGKYFGHKYRLIKHWSVHTGARPYECIACGKFFSQSSDLIAHQRVHNGEKPYVCSECGKAFSHKHVLIQHHRIHTGERPFKCSECGKAFRQRASLIRHWKIHAGERP comes from the exons GGGAAAGTGAACCTTGAGGACGTGTTCGTGTACTTCTCCCAGGAGGAGTGGAGGCTCCTTGATGAGGCTCAGAGGCTCCTGTACCGCGAGGTGATGCTGGAGAACTTTGCACTTATGGCCTCACTGG GTTCTTGGCATGGAACGGAGGAGGAGGAGATACCTTTTGAGCAGAGTGTTTCTGTGAAAGGAGTGTCACAGGTCATGATTCCTAAGATGGTTCTGTCTTCCCAGAAGGCCCACCCCTGTGACACATGTGGCCCCATCTTGAAAGACATTTTGCATTTGGCTGAGCACCAGGACACACACCCTGGGCAAAAACCATACATGTGTGTGGCATGTGGGAAACAACTCTGGTTCCATTCAAACCTTCACCCCCAAAAACAGCATAGTGGAGAGAAACCCTGCACAAGGGACGAGGGCAGGGCCTTGCTCATGAAAAGCTGCCCTGTCCAGTCATTGAAGATGCCCTTTGGCACAGGGGAGGTTTGTAAGGACTTCCCAGCTAGCTCAAGTATGTTCCAGCATCATGCTTCTCTTAGTAAATGGAAGCCACAAAGGAACAGCAAGCCTGTAGAGGCCTTGCTTAGTGGACAAAGGCATTATGAGTGCAGtgagtgtgggaaagccttcagccGCAAAGACTCACTTGTTCAGCACCAGAGAGTCCACActggagaaaggccttatgaGTGCACTGAATGTGGGAAAACCTTCAGCCGCAAACCCATACTTGCACAGCACCAGAGAATCCACACTGGAGAAATGCCTTACGAGTGTGGCATATGCGGGaaagtttttaatcacagctcTAACCTTATTGTACACCAGAGAGTCCATACGGGAGCAAGGCCTTACAAGTGCAGTCAATGTGGGAAAGCCTACAGCCACAAATCCACGCTAGTTCAACATGAGAGTATCCATACTGGAGAGAGACCTTATGAGTGCAGCGAATGTGGGAAATACTTTGGTCACAAATACAGACTCATTAAACACTGGAGTGTTCATACTGGGGCAAGGCCTTATGAGTGCATTGCATGTGGGAAGTTCTTCAGCCAAAGTTCTGATCTTATTGCACATCAGAGAGTTCACAATGGTGAAAAGCCATATGTGTGCAGTGAGTGTGGAAAAGCCTTTAGTCACAAACATGTGCTTATTCAGCACCACAGAATCCACACTGGCGAAAGGCCATTTAAGTGTAGTgagtgtgggaaggccttcaggcAGAGGGCTTCCCTCATCAGACACTGGAAAATTCATGCCGGAGAAAGGCCTTAG